The Methylomonas montana genome has a window encoding:
- the metK gene encoding methionine adenosyltransferase, whose amino-acid sequence MNKNYLFTSESVSEGHPDKVADQISDAVVDALLAQDPRSRVACETLVKTGMVVLAGEITTNAWVDTEELVRKVVCEIGYDHGDIGFDGNSCAVLNAIGKQSSDIAMGVDESEDHEQGAGDQGLMFGYASNETDVLMPAPITYAHRLVERQAQIRKNKTLPWLRPDAKSQVTFRYENNKPVAIDAVVLSTQHSPEVGGKLLEEAVMDEIILPTLPKEWLHKDTKYFINPTGQFIIGGPVGDCGLTGRKIIVDTYGGMARHGGGAFSGKDPSKVDRSAAYMGRYVAKNIVAAGLAERCEIQVSYAIGVAEPTSITIETFGTGKIDEERLVRIVREHFDLRPKGLIAQLGLLKPIYRATAAYGHFGRNEASFSWEKTDKAEALKDAAGV is encoded by the coding sequence GTGAATAAAAACTACCTTTTTACATCTGAATCGGTTTCGGAAGGACATCCGGATAAAGTTGCCGATCAAATTTCCGACGCTGTTGTCGATGCATTGCTGGCCCAAGACCCACGTTCCAGGGTGGCTTGTGAAACTTTGGTCAAGACCGGTATGGTAGTGCTGGCTGGCGAAATTACCACCAATGCTTGGGTGGATACCGAGGAACTGGTCAGAAAGGTTGTTTGTGAAATCGGTTACGATCACGGCGACATCGGTTTCGATGGCAATAGCTGTGCGGTGTTGAATGCCATTGGTAAACAATCGTCCGACATCGCGATGGGTGTAGACGAGTCGGAAGATCACGAACAAGGTGCCGGTGACCAAGGGTTAATGTTCGGTTATGCCAGCAACGAAACCGATGTATTGATGCCTGCTCCGATTACCTACGCGCATCGTCTGGTAGAAAGACAAGCCCAAATTCGCAAAAACAAAACTCTGCCTTGGTTGCGCCCGGATGCGAAAAGCCAGGTGACTTTCCGCTACGAAAACAACAAGCCGGTCGCTATCGACGCCGTGGTTTTGTCTACTCAGCATTCGCCGGAAGTCGGCGGCAAATTGTTGGAAGAAGCGGTGATGGATGAAATCATTCTGCCGACTTTGCCAAAAGAATGGTTACATAAAGATACCAAATATTTCATCAACCCGACCGGTCAGTTCATCATTGGCGGTCCTGTGGGCGACTGCGGCTTGACCGGCCGTAAAATCATCGTCGATACCTACGGCGGCATGGCGCGTCACGGCGGCGGCGCATTTTCCGGTAAAGATCCGTCAAAAGTCGATAGATCGGCAGCCTATATGGGTCGTTATGTGGCGAAAAACATCGTTGCCGCCGGTTTGGCAGAACGTTGCGAAATTCAAGTCTCTTACGCGATTGGCGTTGCCGAACCGACTTCGATCACCATCGAAACCTTTGGTACCGGTAAGATCGACGAAGAACGCTTGGTGCGGATCGTGCGCGAACATTTTGATTTGAGACCGAAAGGCTTGATCGCACAATTGGGCTTGTTGAAACCGATTTATCGTGCGACTGCGGCCTACGGCCATTTCGGTCGTAACGAAGCCAGCTTCAGTTGGGAAAAAACCGACAAGGCCGAAGCCTTGAAAGACGCTGCCGGCGTTTAA
- the atpD gene encoding F0F1 ATP synthase subunit beta: MTVPSAQVGRIEAAQGPVVDVRCDYLPPIGQALDVLNGEGRYVLVVFQHLEPTLIRAIALHSVSGIYRGMPVFDRGDALNVPVDPSCLGRMLNVFGDPLDGGKPLPNTTFRNILSAPPLLSDTLPASQILETGIKVIDLLCPFVRGGKTGLFGGAGVGKTVLMMEFMHAVSVTMQGVSVYAGVGERMREGHELWHEMADAGVLPKALLVYGQMDESPGVRFHVGYTALAYAEYLRDTLDTEVLFLMDNIFRFVQAGSEISGLLGRMPATVGYQPTLLTEVASLEERIVSTQSGSITSVQAVYVPADDMSDPAVATILGHLDSVVILSRQQAAKGIYPAIDPLRSGSRIMDHHILGDRHYQVARAVREHLSRYRELEDIIAMLGIEELSPEDRRIVERARRLQRYLTQPFTTVADHTGMPGVRVPLAQTIADCEAFMDGKYDQLSEADCYMKGAMSA; encoded by the coding sequence ATGACTGTTCCATCCGCCCAAGTCGGTCGAATCGAAGCCGCGCAAGGTCCGGTGGTCGACGTGCGTTGCGACTATTTGCCGCCGATCGGTCAGGCGCTGGATGTGCTTAATGGCGAAGGGCGTTACGTGTTGGTGGTCTTTCAGCATTTGGAGCCGACGCTGATTCGGGCGATTGCCTTGCATTCCGTCTCCGGAATCTATCGCGGCATGCCGGTATTCGATCGCGGCGATGCGTTGAATGTGCCGGTTGATCCTAGCTGTTTGGGACGGATGCTGAACGTCTTCGGCGATCCGCTCGACGGCGGTAAACCGTTACCTAACACCACTTTCCGTAACATCCTCTCCGCGCCGCCCTTACTGTCCGACACCCTGCCTGCCTCGCAAATTCTGGAAACGGGCATCAAGGTTATCGATCTGCTCTGTCCGTTTGTGCGGGGAGGGAAAACCGGGCTGTTCGGTGGTGCCGGCGTCGGTAAGACCGTACTGATGATGGAGTTCATGCACGCTGTCAGCGTGACGATGCAAGGCGTTTCGGTTTACGCCGGCGTCGGCGAACGCATGCGCGAGGGCCATGAACTCTGGCATGAAATGGCCGATGCCGGCGTATTGCCTAAGGCCCTGCTAGTCTACGGGCAAATGGACGAATCGCCTGGCGTGCGCTTTCATGTCGGCTACACCGCGTTGGCTTATGCCGAATATTTGCGCGATACACTCGATACCGAAGTGTTGTTTCTGATGGACAATATTTTTCGGTTCGTGCAGGCCGGCAGCGAAATTTCCGGTTTGCTGGGGCGGATGCCGGCCACGGTCGGTTATCAGCCAACGCTTTTAACTGAAGTCGCATCGCTGGAAGAGCGCATCGTTTCCACCCAATCCGGTTCCATCACCTCGGTGCAGGCGGTTTATGTGCCGGCCGACGATATGTCCGATCCGGCCGTGGCGACTATTCTCGGCCATCTCGACAGCGTGGTGATTCTGTCCCGTCAGCAGGCTGCCAAAGGTATTTATCCGGCCATCGATCCGCTACGTTCCGGCAGCCGGATTATGGATCATCATATCCTCGGCGACCGCCATTATCAGGTGGCGAGGGCGGTGCGTGAACATCTGTCGCGCTATCGCGAGTTGGAAGATATTATCGCCATGCTAGGTATCGAAGAGCTGTCGCCGGAAGACAGACGTATCGTCGAGCGGGCGCGGCGTTTGCAGCGCTATTTGACCCAGCCGTTTACCACCGTCGCCGATCATACCGGCATGCCGGGCGTGCGCGTGCCGTTGGCGCAGACCATCGCCGACTGCGAAGCCTTCATGGACGGCAAATACGATCAACTCAGCGAAGCCGATTGCTATATGAAAGGTGCGATGTCAGCATGA
- a CDS encoding F0F1 ATP synthase subunit epsilon gives MSSFALTLLDSRGVERFDTVTQFIGADADGSFGVLAGHVHSVALLRYGLARFCDQSGVWHYLALPGGVLRFAENRLTVTTVRYFLGDDRAVICERLAAEMSQADSEVHTARATLSEIERSLVRRLAELSGHGSTGI, from the coding sequence ATGAGCAGTTTCGCGTTAACTTTGCTGGATAGCCGCGGCGTCGAGCGTTTCGACACCGTGACCCAGTTCATCGGCGCCGATGCCGATGGCAGTTTTGGGGTTTTGGCTGGTCATGTTCATAGCGTGGCGCTACTTCGTTACGGGCTGGCACGTTTTTGCGATCAGTCCGGCGTTTGGCACTATCTGGCTCTGCCGGGAGGAGTGCTGCGTTTTGCCGAGAATCGACTCACCGTCACCACGGTACGCTACTTCCTGGGCGACGACCGCGCCGTCATCTGTGAACGGCTTGCGGCGGAAATGTCCCAGGCTGATTCTGAAGTGCACACCGCGCGGGCCACATTATCGGAAATCGAGCGTTCGCTGGTCAGGCGTCTAGCCGAACTGAGCGGCCACGGATCAACGGGAATTTAG
- a CDS encoding AtpZ/AtpI family protein — MSFRDKLIEHTRRDLRRLDDKTRRPATWVGMLFYGGTLGLLFVVPIVAGAYLGRWLDTLVAGYSVRWTVSLIVLGIVIGGYNVFRFLQEKN; from the coding sequence ATGAGCTTTCGAGATAAATTGATCGAACATACCCGCCGCGATCTGCGGCGTTTGGACGATAAGACTCGTCGGCCGGCGACTTGGGTCGGTATGCTGTTTTACGGCGGCACTCTGGGACTGTTGTTTGTCGTACCTATCGTCGCCGGCGCTTATTTAGGCCGCTGGTTGGATACTTTAGTCGCCGGTTATTCAGTGCGTTGGACGGTCAGTTTGATTGTTTTGGGCATTGTCATCGGCGGCTATAACGTTTTTCGATTTTTGCAGGAAAAAAACTAA
- a CDS encoding 16S rRNA (uracil(1498)-N(3))-methyltransferase, with protein sequence MRVSRLYVAVPLNVGSRVELDDDAAHYLRSVLRLKQDQTIVLFNGQGGEYLGRFSEVSRKTVRVEIERFVDRNVESPLGITLGLGISRGDRMDWAVQKAVELGVTQLTPLVTERCVIKFHDDKKHQRLQHWQHIVQHAAEQSGRTRLPVLSEIADLEHWVSLQRDLKVFLDPYAEQALTDLQPEHNHVTLLSGPEGGFSEQERQIAKAAGFVPVRMGARILRTETAVLSALTAVQTLWGDFN encoded by the coding sequence ATGCGCGTGTCCCGCTTGTATGTCGCTGTGCCGTTAAATGTCGGCAGCCGCGTTGAATTGGATGACGATGCTGCCCATTACCTGCGTAGCGTACTGCGTTTAAAGCAAGATCAGACTATCGTATTATTCAATGGCCAAGGCGGCGAATATCTGGGGCGATTTAGTGAAGTCAGCCGGAAAACGGTACGGGTCGAGATCGAGCGGTTTGTCGATCGCAACGTTGAATCGCCGCTAGGAATCACATTGGGTTTAGGCATTTCGCGCGGCGACCGGATGGATTGGGCGGTACAAAAAGCCGTGGAACTGGGGGTCACTCAACTGACGCCGCTGGTCACCGAACGCTGCGTGATCAAGTTCCACGACGATAAGAAGCATCAGCGTCTGCAGCATTGGCAACACATCGTCCAGCACGCCGCCGAGCAATCAGGACGCACGCGCTTGCCAGTGCTGAGCGAGATTGCCGATCTGGAGCACTGGGTCAGTCTGCAGCGGGATTTAAAGGTTTTTCTCGACCCGTACGCCGAACAAGCCTTGACCGACTTGCAACCCGAACACAACCACGTCACCCTGTTGTCCGGTCCGGAAGGGGGCTTTAGCGAACAGGAAAGGCAAATCGCCAAAGCCGCTGGATTCGTACCGGTGCGGATGGGCGCTCGCATCTTGCGAACTGAAACCGCAGTGTTGTCGGCATTGACTGCGGTACAAACCTTATGGGGGGATTTTAATTGA
- a CDS encoding adenosylmethionine--8-amino-7-oxononanoate transaminase yields the protein MNNQAFVQRDLAVLWHPCSQMKDYDPAGGSLPLIPIKSASGVWLEDFEGNRYLDAISSWWVNLFGHANPIINQALKDQLETLEHVILGGFTHEAAVTLAEKLVEITPPGLDKCFYADNGSSAIEVALKMSFHYWRNLGQSQKTKFITLENSYHGETLGALAVGNVALYKETYAPLLMDVITVPSPDCFYREADESWEDYSIRRFVDMEEALARHGEDVCAVIVEPLVQCAGGMRMYHPVYLRMLREACDKYGVHLIADEIAVGFGRTGTLFACEQAGISPDFLCLSKGLTGGYLPLSAVLTANTIYQAFYDDYQNLTAFLHSHSYTGNALACRAALTSIEIFQTQDILGRNRQLAAVMAKAVEHFNEHPHVAEVRQTGMIVAIELIKNKQTREAFPWQQRRGLSVYRYALSRGVLLRPLGNVIYFMPPYVINEQEIQLMADVAWQGIQLAVQD from the coding sequence ATGAATAATCAAGCTTTTGTGCAACGCGATTTAGCCGTTCTCTGGCATCCCTGTAGCCAGATGAAGGATTACGATCCCGCCGGCGGCAGTTTGCCGTTGATTCCGATCAAATCCGCTAGCGGCGTTTGGTTGGAGGATTTCGAAGGCAATCGCTATTTGGATGCGATTAGTTCCTGGTGGGTGAATCTGTTCGGCCATGCTAATCCTATTATCAATCAGGCGCTAAAGGATCAACTCGAAACGCTGGAGCATGTGATTCTTGGTGGCTTCACCCACGAAGCGGCCGTCACGCTGGCGGAAAAACTGGTGGAAATCACGCCGCCGGGCCTGGACAAATGCTTTTATGCCGACAATGGCTCTTCCGCTATCGAAGTGGCGTTGAAGATGAGTTTTCATTATTGGCGTAACCTCGGTCAATCCCAAAAAACCAAATTCATCACCTTGGAAAACAGCTATCACGGCGAAACCTTAGGTGCGCTGGCAGTCGGCAACGTGGCGCTATACAAGGAAACCTACGCGCCATTGCTGATGGATGTGATCACCGTTCCTAGCCCGGATTGCTTTTACCGCGAGGCCGATGAAAGCTGGGAAGATTATTCGATTCGCCGCTTTGTCGACATGGAGGAGGCGCTGGCCCGACATGGTGAAGACGTGTGCGCGGTGATCGTCGAGCCGCTGGTGCAGTGTGCGGGCGGCATGCGTATGTATCATCCGGTGTATTTGAGAATGCTGCGTGAGGCTTGCGACAAATACGGCGTGCATCTGATCGCCGATGAAATCGCCGTGGGTTTTGGCCGTACCGGAACCTTGTTTGCTTGCGAGCAGGCTGGGATTAGCCCCGATTTTCTCTGTTTGTCCAAAGGCCTGACCGGCGGCTATTTGCCGTTATCGGCGGTATTGACCGCCAATACGATTTATCAAGCATTCTACGATGACTACCAAAATCTCACCGCGTTTTTGCATTCGCACAGTTATACCGGCAACGCGTTAGCTTGCCGGGCGGCGCTGACCAGCATCGAAATTTTTCAAACTCAGGATATATTGGGCCGTAACCGCCAGTTGGCGGCGGTAATGGCTAAAGCGGTCGAACACTTTAATGAACATCCCCATGTTGCCGAAGTGCGGCAAACCGGTATGATCGTCGCGATCGAACTGATTAAAAACAAACAAACTCGGGAAGCCTTCCCCTGGCAGCAGCGACGAGGTTTGAGCGTGTATCGATATGCCTTGAGCCGCGGTGTGTTATTGCGGCCGTTGGGTAATGTCATTTATTTCATGCCACCCTATGTCATCAATGAACAGGAGATACAACTGATGGCCGATGTCGCTTGGCAGGGCATCCAACTGGCGGTGCAAGACTGA
- the ahcY gene encoding adenosylhomocysteinase yields the protein MSQADYKVADLSLAEWGRKEINIAETEMPGLMALRAEYGAQQPLKGARIAGCLHMTIQTAVLIETLTALGAEVRWSSCNIFSTQDHAASAIAAAGIPVFAWKGETEEEAEWCIEQTIIGPNDWRPNMILDDGGDLTVMMHQKFPELMADVKGLSEETTTGVLRLYDMVKKGTLKVPAFNVNDSVTKSKFDNLYGCRESLVDGIKRATDVMIAGKIAVVCGYGDVGKGCAQSLRGLGATVWITEIDPICALQAAMEGYRVVTMEEAAPIANIFVTATGNFGIITHEHMKVMRDQAIVCNIGHFDAEIEIASLRHYTWENIKPQVDHVIFPDGKRIIVLAEGRLVNLGCATGHPSFVMSNSFCNQVLAQIELWNNAASYENRVYILPKHLDEKVARSHLAQIGVNLTQLTAEQAAYINVPVEGPYKPDHYRY from the coding sequence ATGAGTCAAGCCGATTACAAAGTCGCCGATCTGTCGCTGGCAGAATGGGGCCGTAAGGAAATCAATATCGCCGAAACCGAAATGCCGGGCCTGATGGCCTTGCGTGCCGAATATGGCGCCCAACAACCGTTGAAAGGCGCACGCATTGCCGGTTGTTTGCACATGACCATCCAAACCGCGGTGTTGATCGAAACGCTGACCGCGTTGGGTGCCGAAGTGCGCTGGTCATCCTGCAACATCTTTTCTACCCAGGATCACGCGGCGTCCGCGATTGCCGCTGCCGGTATTCCGGTATTTGCCTGGAAAGGCGAAACCGAGGAAGAAGCGGAATGGTGTATCGAACAGACTATTATTGGTCCCAACGACTGGCGCCCGAACATGATTCTGGACGACGGCGGCGACCTGACCGTGATGATGCATCAGAAATTCCCAGAGCTGATGGCGGATGTCAAAGGTTTGTCCGAAGAAACCACCACCGGCGTGCTGCGTCTGTACGACATGGTGAAAAAAGGCACTCTGAAAGTGCCGGCTTTCAATGTCAATGATTCGGTGACCAAATCCAAATTTGATAACCTTTACGGTTGCCGTGAATCCTTGGTCGACGGTATTAAACGTGCGACCGATGTGATGATCGCCGGTAAAATCGCCGTAGTCTGTGGTTACGGTGATGTTGGTAAAGGTTGCGCGCAATCGCTGCGCGGTTTGGGCGCGACCGTCTGGATCACCGAAATCGATCCGATCTGTGCCCTGCAAGCGGCGATGGAAGGTTACCGCGTGGTGACGATGGAAGAAGCGGCGCCGATTGCCAATATCTTCGTCACCGCGACCGGCAATTTTGGCATCATCACTCATGAACATATGAAAGTGATGCGCGATCAAGCCATTGTCTGCAATATTGGTCACTTCGATGCGGAAATTGAAATCGCGTCCTTGCGTCATTACACCTGGGAGAACATCAAGCCGCAGGTGGATCATGTGATTTTCCCGGACGGCAAACGTATCATCGTGTTGGCGGAAGGTCGTTTAGTGAACCTGGGCTGTGCGACGGGTCATCCTAGTTTCGTGATGTCCAATTCTTTCTGTAACCAAGTGTTGGCGCAAATCGAGCTTTGGAACAATGCTGCTAGTTACGAGAATAGGGTTTACATTCTGCCGAAGCATCTTGACGAGAAAGTCGCGCGTTCGCATCTGGCGCAGATTGGCGTGAATCTGACACAATTGACTGCGGAACAAGCTGCATATATCAATGTGCCGGTCGAAGGTCCGTACAAACCGGATCACTATCGCTACTAA
- a CDS encoding lytic transglycosylase domain-containing protein, with the protein MKRLLLRLPLPLIALVLLNACSSSSPVKRGKIASVRPNIVQQRPAYRPQPAPYKPVFYTGTFPKPAELEPAVDFWRKTYGVWQRSEVAFHDDRYLDIVYEVMTLPGYVAEGLTPEQKEMVSQRRDYWKAQLASLESKLRYGAALNVNDKQLIAKLESNGRSLNSMLPGASDRLRSQRGTRERFKRGLEISGRYDLQFRKTFRDAGLPEDLAYLPHVESSFQPAARSSAGAVGMWQFTKAAAKTFMPGGDSIDQRFDPFVSATGAARYLSYAYGKLGDWPAAVTSYNHGIGGMKRAQNQVGNDFVRIVEAYDGPAFGFASRNYYAQFLAAREIASNPEQFFREGIRYESPLAPGQYLAVE; encoded by the coding sequence ATGAAACGACTCCTGCTGCGTTTACCGCTTCCCTTAATAGCCTTAGTGTTGCTGAATGCCTGTAGTAGCAGTTCGCCGGTAAAACGAGGGAAAATCGCCTCGGTTAGACCGAATATCGTCCAGCAAAGACCTGCTTATCGACCGCAACCGGCGCCGTATAAACCGGTATTTTATACGGGGACTTTCCCGAAACCGGCGGAACTGGAGCCTGCCGTCGATTTCTGGCGAAAAACCTATGGCGTTTGGCAACGTTCCGAAGTGGCTTTTCACGATGATCGTTATCTGGATATCGTCTACGAAGTAATGACCTTGCCGGGCTATGTCGCAGAAGGTTTAACGCCCGAGCAAAAAGAAATGGTGAGCCAAAGGCGCGACTATTGGAAAGCTCAATTGGCCAGCTTGGAAAGCAAATTGCGCTACGGCGCGGCGTTGAACGTCAACGACAAGCAATTGATCGCTAAACTGGAAAGCAACGGCAGATCGTTAAATAGTATGTTGCCAGGCGCCAGCGATCGGCTGCGCTCGCAACGCGGCACTCGCGAACGCTTTAAGCGCGGCCTGGAAATCAGCGGTCGCTACGATCTGCAATTCAGAAAAACTTTCCGAGACGCCGGTTTGCCGGAAGACTTGGCTTACCTGCCGCATGTGGAATCCTCGTTTCAACCGGCCGCCAGATCTTCGGCTGGCGCGGTCGGCATGTGGCAGTTTACTAAAGCCGCCGCGAAAACTTTTATGCCCGGTGGAGATAGTATCGATCAACGTTTCGATCCGTTCGTTTCCGCTACCGGTGCCGCGCGTTATCTGAGTTACGCTTACGGCAAGCTCGGTGACTGGCCGGCGGCCGTCACCTCTTACAATCACGGCATCGGCGGCATGAAGCGCGCCCAAAACCAAGTCGGTAACGATTTCGTGCGTATCGTCGAAGCCTATGACGGCCCGGCGTTTGGCTTCGCGTCCCGCAACTATTATGCGCAATTCCTGGCAGCCCGCGAGATCGCGTCGAACCCTGAACAATTTTTCCGGGAAGGTATTCGCTACGAAAGCCCATTGGCACCAGGGCAATACCTGGCTGTCGAATAA
- a CDS encoding CPBP family intramembrane glutamic endopeptidase, with amino-acid sequence MIRFAVYALAPLALLVTLAAGASLLDNGLLRLTGDILPLHKLISKTTLVLLILSVFPLKRRLHFSWTDLGFAPRAVFFRQVWRGLLLGLVTLLPVLLALYLLDVHVWDSTRHWTAGKVLEKVGLGLFFAMLIAVGEELLFRGMLLSIFRRKMPLGIAIVLCSVYFAALHFLKPSSHIAYAELEWDSGFQLMMEAFANWLNPAILSSFLALLMVGVFLAVLRSRVPQSLGLCIGCHAAWVWQIKISRDLFNVNLQADFLYLVNTYYDGVVGPLVTVWLASALLVYWLWSRCRYTASCRGGETKAGSAA; translated from the coding sequence TTGATACGATTTGCTGTCTACGCACTGGCGCCGCTGGCATTGCTGGTTACCCTGGCCGCCGGCGCCAGTCTTTTGGACAACGGTTTATTGCGATTAACCGGGGACATCTTGCCGCTCCACAAACTCATCAGTAAAACCACGCTAGTTTTGCTGATCCTTAGCGTTTTTCCGCTGAAAAGGCGTTTGCATTTCAGTTGGACTGACTTAGGATTTGCGCCCCGCGCGGTATTTTTTAGGCAAGTATGGCGAGGCCTGCTGCTGGGTTTGGTGACATTACTGCCGGTGTTGTTAGCCTTGTATCTCTTGGATGTCCATGTTTGGGACAGTACCCGGCATTGGACGGCCGGTAAAGTTTTAGAAAAAGTAGGATTAGGTTTGTTCTTCGCCATGTTGATCGCGGTGGGTGAAGAATTGTTGTTCAGAGGTATGTTATTGAGCATTTTCCGTCGGAAAATGCCGCTCGGTATTGCGATAGTGCTGTGCTCGGTATATTTTGCCGCCTTGCATTTTTTAAAGCCGTCGTCGCATATAGCCTACGCCGAATTGGAATGGGACAGCGGTTTTCAATTGATGATGGAGGCCTTTGCGAACTGGTTGAATCCTGCGATATTGAGCTCTTTTCTGGCGTTATTGATGGTTGGCGTCTTTTTAGCCGTGCTGAGGAGCCGGGTACCGCAAAGCCTGGGTTTGTGTATCGGTTGCCATGCCGCTTGGGTTTGGCAGATCAAAATCAGCCGGGATTTATTCAACGTCAATTTGCAGGCCGATTTTCTTTATCTGGTTAACACATATTACGATGGCGTAGTCGGGCCATTGGTGACTGTTTGGTTGGCGTCGGCATTGCTGGTTTATTGGCTGTGGTCCAGATGTCGGTATACGGCATCATGCCGCGGCGGCGAAACTAAAGCAGGGTCGGCGGCTTGA
- the rpoD gene encoding RNA polymerase sigma factor RpoD: MNQEQQQSQLKQLIAKGKAQGYLTYAEVNDHLPSDIIDPEQIDDIIGMINDMGIQVYEVAPDDDDSLITSDAVVTADDDEEVAEVAALASVDSEFGRTTDPVRLYMREMGSVELLTREEELKIAKRIEEGQRQVVGAIARSGFIVESFIDAFDSVQHEDSGVRLNDLVLGFVDLTEVEELEVSGVEIEEPADDAEEESKTVDYEEVKQKVDLLRKTLKTAVAAVKKHGYGHDKAEKLFDALDEIFCEFKWTPPYLKKMVSVSEELIAAIREEERFILDVCVKKAKMPRKDFINAFAENEANLDWLEQFVASHPNYAVAFGDYRDQIKGAQQRLAEIESRYGLSIAVLKSICRNISLGEAKARRAKKEMIEANLRLVISIAKKYTNRGLQFLDLIQEGNIGLMKAVDKFEYRRGYKFSTYATWWIRQAITRSIADQARTIRIPVHMIETINKLNRVSRQILQELGREATPEELAERMEMPEDKIRKVLKIAKEPISMETPIGDDEDSHLGDFIEDSKMLSPVESATIAGLRESTQNVLAGLTAREAKVLRMRFGINMNTDHTLEEVGKQFDVTRERIRQIEAKALRKLRHPSRSEQLRCFLDGE; encoded by the coding sequence ATGAATCAAGAACAACAGCAATCCCAACTTAAACAACTGATAGCAAAAGGTAAAGCGCAGGGTTATCTGACCTATGCGGAAGTTAACGACCATTTGCCAAGCGACATCATTGATCCCGAACAAATCGACGATATCATCGGTATGATCAATGACATGGGGATTCAGGTCTACGAAGTGGCGCCGGATGACGACGACTCCTTGATTACCTCGGATGCCGTTGTGACTGCCGATGACGACGAGGAAGTGGCCGAGGTCGCGGCGTTGGCGTCTGTCGATAGCGAGTTTGGCCGTACTACCGATCCGGTGCGTTTGTATATGCGGGAAATGGGCTCTGTCGAGCTGTTGACGCGCGAGGAAGAATTAAAAATTGCCAAGCGGATCGAAGAAGGGCAACGGCAAGTGGTCGGTGCGATAGCGCGGTCCGGTTTCATCGTAGAGTCATTTATCGATGCGTTCGACTCGGTGCAGCACGAAGATTCTGGTGTCAGGCTGAACGATTTGGTGTTGGGCTTCGTTGATTTGACAGAAGTCGAAGAGCTTGAAGTTAGTGGTGTCGAGATTGAAGAGCCCGCCGATGACGCGGAAGAAGAAAGCAAGACGGTCGATTACGAAGAGGTCAAGCAAAAGGTAGATCTTCTCAGAAAGACTTTAAAAACCGCGGTGGCTGCCGTCAAAAAACATGGCTATGGTCATGATAAGGCTGAAAAATTGTTCGATGCGCTTGATGAAATATTTTGCGAATTTAAATGGACTCCGCCGTATTTGAAAAAAATGGTTTCCGTTTCCGAAGAGTTGATTGCAGCCATTCGCGAAGAAGAGCGATTTATATTGGATGTTTGCGTCAAGAAAGCAAAAATGCCGCGTAAAGATTTTATTAATGCTTTTGCGGAGAATGAAGCTAATCTCGATTGGTTGGAGCAGTTTGTCGCTAGTCACCCCAATTATGCGGTGGCGTTCGGTGATTATCGTGATCAAATCAAGGGCGCGCAACAACGATTGGCAGAGATTGAGTCGCGCTACGGCTTGAGTATTGCGGTTTTGAAAAGTATTTGCCGGAATATTTCCCTGGGCGAGGCCAAGGCAAGACGCGCTAAAAAGGAAATGATTGAGGCAAACTTGCGCTTGGTGATTTCGATTGCTAAGAAATATACCAACCGAGGCTTGCAATTTCTGGATTTGATACAGGAAGGCAATATCGGATTGATGAAGGCGGTCGATAAATTCGAATATCGTCGCGGTTACAAATTTTCGACTTACGCGACTTGGTGGATTCGGCAGGCGATCACTCGTTCCATTGCTGATCAGGCTAGAACCATTCGGATTCCAGTGCACATGATCGAGACCATCAATAAGCTGAATCGCGTCTCCAGACAGATTTTGCAAGAGTTGGGACGCGAGGCAACGCCGGAAGAGTTGGCTGAGCGTATGGAAATGCCGGAAGATAAAATTCGCAAAGTGTTGAAGATTGCCAAGGAGCCGATATCGATGGAGACGCCGATAGGCGACGACGAAGATTCGCATTTGGGAGATTTTATCGAAGATTCCAAGATGCTATCGCCTGTCGAATCTGCTACAATCGCCGGTCTGCGTGAGTCTACCCAGAATGTATTGGCGGGATTAACTGCAAGAGAAGCTAAAGTGTTGCGGATGCGCTTCGGTATTAATATGAATACCGATCATACGCTGGAAGAAGTTGGCAAACAGTTTGATGTGACCCGTGAGCGGATCCGTCAGATCGAAGCGAAAGCGCTGCGGAAATTAAGACATCCGTCCCGATCCGAACAGTTGAGATGCTTTCTCGACGGCGAATAA